One genomic segment of Anguilla anguilla isolate fAngAng1 chromosome 2, fAngAng1.pri, whole genome shotgun sequence includes these proteins:
- the LOC118221003 gene encoding vinculin isoform X2, whose protein sequence is MPVFHTKTIESILEPVAQQISHLVIMHEEGEVDGKAIPDLTGPVAAVQAAVSNLVRVGKETVQTTEDQIMKRDMPPAFIKVENACGKLVQAAQMLKADPYSVPARDYLIDGSRGILSGTSDLLLTFDEAEVRKIIRVCKGILEYLTVAEVVESMEDLITYTKNLGPGMTKMAKMIDERQQELTHQEHRVMLVNSMNTVKELLPVLISAIKIFVTTKSGQSQGVEEALKNRNFTFEKMSGEIHEIIRVLQLTSWDEDAWANKDTEAMKRALALIDSKMNQAKGWLRDPNGQPGDAGEQAVRQILDEAGKVGELCAGKERREILGTAKTLGQMTDQVSDLRARGQGATPAAMQKAQQVVGGLDVLTGKVENAARKLEAMTNSKQAIAKRIDAAQNWLADPNGGPEGEENVRALLAEAKKMADLCEDPREREDILRSMGEIAALTAKLSDLRRQGKGDTPEARALAKQIATALQNLQSKTNKAVANSRPAKAAVNLEGKIEQAQRWIDNPTVDDRGVGQTAIRGLVAEGRRLANAMAGPYRQELLGKCERVEQLMTQLAELAARGEGESPQAHAVAEQLQEALKDLKGKMQEAMTQEVSDIFSDTTTPIKLLAVAATAPPNAPNRDEVFDERAANFENHANKLGATAEKAAAVGTANKGTVEGIQAAVKSTRELTPQVVSAARILLRNPGNQAAYEHFETMKNQWIDNVEKMTGLVDEAIDTKSLLDASEEAIKKDLDKCRVAMDNAQPQMLVAGATSIARRANRILLVAKREVENSEDPKFREAVKAASDELSKTISPMVMDAKAVAGNIQDPALQKQFLDSGFKILSAVAKVRETFQPQEPDFPPPPPDLDQLHLNDEPAPPKPPLPEGEVPPPRPPPPEEKDEEFPEQKAGEMVSEPMMVAARQLHDEARKWSSKPGAAGGFVPAVAGAGKRAEDEAEDVDFALPSDYDEDCVPALLTMPPNERVNEPMLAAALSLHQETCKWSSKGNDIIGAAKRMALLMAEMSRLVRGGTGNKRALIQCAKDIAKASDEVTRLAKEVAKQCTDKRIRTNLLQVCERIPTISTQLKILSTVKATMLGRTNISEEESEQATEMLVHNAQNLMQSVKETVREAEAASIKIRTDAGFTLHWIRKTPWYQ, encoded by the exons ATGCCGGTTTTCCATACGAAGACGATAGAGAGTATCCTGGAGCCCGTGGCTCAGCAGATATCCCACTTAGTGATCATGCATGAAGAAGGTGAGGTTGACGGAAAAGCGATCCCAGATCTCACCGGACCCGTGGCTGCAGTCCAGGCTGCTGTTAGCAACCTCGTGCGG GTGGGGAAGGAGACCGTCCAGACCACGGAGGACCAGATCATGAAGAGGGACATGCCTCCTGCCTTCATCAA GGTGGAGAACGCCTGTGGGAAGCTGGTCCAGGCGGCGCAGATGCTGAAGGCCGACCCCTACTCCGTCCCCGCCCGCGATTACCTCATCGACGGCTCCCGCGGGATCCTCTCCGGCACCTCCGACCTGCTCCTCACCTTCGACGAGGCCGAG GTCCGTAAAATAATCCGCGTGTGTAAAGGCATTCTGGAGTATCTGACGGTGGCTGAGGTGGTGGAGTCCATGGAAGATCTCATCACGTACACTAAAAATCTGGGACCAG GGATGACCAAAATGGCGAAGATGATCGACGAGCGGCAGCAGGAGCTGACTCACCAGGAGCACCGGGTGATGCTGGTCAACTCCATGAACACGGTCAAGGAGCTGCTGCCTGTGCTCATATCAG CCATCAAGATCTTTGTGACGACGAAGAGCGGGCAGAGccagggggtggaggaggcgcTGAAGAACCGGAACTTCACCTTCGAGAAGATGAGCGGCGAGATCCACGAGATCATCCGCGTGCTGCAGCTCACGTCCTGGGACGAGGACGCCTGGGCCAACAAG GACACGGAGGCCATGAAGCGCGCTCTGGCCCTCATCGACTCCAAGATGAACCAGGCCAAGGGCTGGCTCCGAGACCCCAACGGCCAGCCAG GCGACGCCGGGGAGCAGGCCGTCCGGCAGATCCTGGACGAGGCGGGGAAGGTGGGCGAGCTGTGTGCCGGGAAGGAGCGCCGTGAAATCCTGGGAACCGCCAAGACCCTGGGGCAGATGACCGACCAGGTGTCTGACCTGCGTGCCAG ggggcagggggccaCGCCCGCGGCCATGCAGAAGGCCCagcaggtggtgggggggctggaCGTGCTGACGGGGAAGGTGGAGAACGCCGCCCGCAAGCTGGAGGCCATGACCAACTCCAAACAGGCCATCGCCAAGAGGATCGACGCCGCACAG AACTGGCTGGCAGACCCCAACGGCGGtccggagggggaggagaacgTCCGGGCGCTCCTGGCCGAGGCCAAGAAGATGGCCGACCTGTGCGAGGACCCCAGGGAGCGCGAGGACATCCTGCGGTCCATGGGCGAGATCGCCGCGCTCACCGCCAAGCTGTCCGACCTGCGCAGACA GGGCAAAGGGGACACGCCCGAGGCGCGAGCCCTGGCCAAGCAGATCGCCACGGCGCTGCAGAACCTGCAGTCCAAGACCAACAAGGCCGTGGCCAACAGCCGGCCCGCCAAGGCCGCCGTCAACCTGGAGGGCAAGATCGAGCAGGCCCAGCGCTGGATCGACAACCCCACCGTGGACGACCGCGGAGTGG GCCAGACGGCGATCCGCGGGCTGGTGGCGGAGGGCCGGCGGCTGGCTAACGCGATGGCGGGGCCATACAGGCAGGAGCTCCTGGGGAAGTGCGAGCGCGTGGAGCAGCTGATGACCCAGCTGGCCGAGCTGGCGGCGCGGGGCGAGGGCGAGTCCCCCCAGGCGCACGCTGTCGCCGAACAGCTGCAGGAGGCCCTCAAA GACCTGAAAGGAAAGATGCAGGAGGCCATGACTCAGGAGGTGTCAGACATCTTCAGCGACACCACCACTCCCATCAAGCTGCTGGCCGTCGCGGCCACCGCCCCCCCTAACGCCCCCAACCGCGACGAG GTGTTCGACGAACGAGCCGCTAATTTTGAGAACCACGCCAACAAGCTGGGCGCCACGGCGGAGAAGGCTGCTGCCGTGGGAACGGCCAACAAGGGCACAGTGGAGGGCATCCAGGCAGCCGTGAAGTCCACCAGGGAGCTGACACCACAG GTGGTCTCCGCTGCCCGTATTCTGCTGAGGAACCCTGGGAACCAGGCTGCCTACGAGCACTTTGAGACCATGAAGAACCAGTGGATCGACAACGTGGAAAAAATGACCG GTTTGGTGGATGAAGCCATTGACACCAAGTCACTGCTGGACGCTTCTGAGGAGGCCATCAAGAAGGACCTGGACAAGTGCCGCGTTGCCATGGACAACGCGCAGCCGCAGATGCTGGTTGCCGGGGCAACCAGCATCGCTCGCCGGGCCAACCGCATCCTGCTGGTGGCCAAGCGGGAAGTGGAGAACTCGGAGGACCCCAAGTTCCGGGAGGCGGTGAAAGCGGCTTCGGACGAGCTCAGCAAAACCATCTCGCCCATGGTGATGGACGCCAAGGCTGTGGCGGGAAATATCCAGGACCCGG CTCTCCAGAAACAGTTCCTGGACTCGGGCTTTAAGATCCTGTCCGCCGTGGCCAAGGTGAGAGAGACCTTCCAGCCCCAGGAGCCGGActtcccccctccacctccagaCCTGGACCAGCTGCAC CTGAACGACGAGCCGGCCCCCCCCAAACCGCCCCTCCCCGAGGGCGAGGTGCCCCCCCCGAGGCCCCCTCCCCCGGAGGAGAAGGACGAGGAGTTCCCCGAGCAGAAGGCGGGGGAGATGGTGAGCGAGCCCATGATGGTGGCCGCCCGCCAGCTCCACGACGAGGCCCGCAAGTGGTCCAGCAAG CCCGGCGCCGCTGGCGGTTTCGTGCCCGCGGTGGCGGGTGCGGGTAAGCGCGCTGAGGACGAAGCGGAGGACGTTGATTTCGCCCTCCCCTCAGACTACGACGAGGATTGCGTGCCCGCCCTGCTCACAATGCCGCCCAATGAGCGGGTGAACGAGCCCATGCTGGCGGCGGCGCTGTCTCTGCACCAGGAGACCTGCAAGTGGAGCAGTAAG ggtAATGACATCATCGGCGCGGCGAAGCGCATGGCGCTGCTGATGGCGGAGATGTCCCGCCTGGTGCGGGGGGGCACCGGGAACAAGCGCGCCCTCATCCAGTGCGCCAAGGACATCGCCAAGGCCTCGGACGAGGTCACCCGGCTGGCCAAGGAGGTGGCCAAGCAGTGCACCGACAAGAGGATCCGCACCAACCTGCTGCAG GTGTGCGAGCGCATCCCCACCATCAGCACACAGCTGAAGATCCTCTCCACGGTGAAGGCCACCATGTTGGGCCGCACCAACATCAGCGAGGAGGAGTCCGAGCAG gccaCGGAGATGCTGGTGCACAATGCCCAGAACCTGATGCAGTCGGTGAAGGAAACGGTGAGGGAGGCGGAGGCGGCGTCCATCAAGATCCGGACCGACGCCGGGTTCACCCTCCACTGGATCAGGAAGACCCCCTGGTACCAGTAG
- the LOC118221003 gene encoding vinculin isoform X1, producing MPVFHTKTIESILEPVAQQISHLVIMHEEGEVDGKAIPDLTGPVAAVQAAVSNLVRVGKETVQTTEDQIMKRDMPPAFIKVENACGKLVQAAQMLKADPYSVPARDYLIDGSRGILSGTSDLLLTFDEAEVRKIIRVCKGILEYLTVAEVVESMEDLITYTKNLGPGMTKMAKMIDERQQELTHQEHRVMLVNSMNTVKELLPVLISAIKIFVTTKSGQSQGVEEALKNRNFTFEKMSGEIHEIIRVLQLTSWDEDAWANKDTEAMKRALALIDSKMNQAKGWLRDPNGQPGDAGEQAVRQILDEAGKVGELCAGKERREILGTAKTLGQMTDQVSDLRARGQGATPAAMQKAQQVVGGLDVLTGKVENAARKLEAMTNSKQAIAKRIDAAQNWLADPNGGPEGEENVRALLAEAKKMADLCEDPREREDILRSMGEIAALTAKLSDLRRQGKGDTPEARALAKQIATALQNLQSKTNKAVANSRPAKAAVNLEGKIEQAQRWIDNPTVDDRGVGQTAIRGLVAEGRRLANAMAGPYRQELLGKCERVEQLMTQLAELAARGEGESPQAHAVAEQLQEALKDLKGKMQEAMTQEVSDIFSDTTTPIKLLAVAATAPPNAPNRDEVFDERAANFENHANKLGATAEKAAAVGTANKGTVEGIQAAVKSTRELTPQVVSAARILLRNPGNQAAYEHFETMKNQWIDNVEKMTGLVDEAIDTKSLLDASEEAIKKDLDKCRVAMDNAQPQMLVAGATSIARRANRILLVAKREVENSEDPKFREAVKAASDELSKTISPMVMDAKAVAGNIQDPALQKQFLDSGFKILSAVAKVRETFQPQEPDFPPPPPDLDQLHLNDEPAPPKPPLPEGEVPPPRPPPPEEKDEEFPEQKAGEMVSEPMMVAARQLHDEARKWSSKGNDIIGAAKRMALLMAEMSRLVRGGTGNKRALIQCAKDIAKASDEVTRLAKEVAKQCTDKRIRTNLLQVCERIPTISTQLKILSTVKATMLGRTNISEEESEQATEMLVHNAQNLMQSVKETVREAEAASIKIRTDAGFTLHWIRKTPWYQ from the exons ATGCCGGTTTTCCATACGAAGACGATAGAGAGTATCCTGGAGCCCGTGGCTCAGCAGATATCCCACTTAGTGATCATGCATGAAGAAGGTGAGGTTGACGGAAAAGCGATCCCAGATCTCACCGGACCCGTGGCTGCAGTCCAGGCTGCTGTTAGCAACCTCGTGCGG GTGGGGAAGGAGACCGTCCAGACCACGGAGGACCAGATCATGAAGAGGGACATGCCTCCTGCCTTCATCAA GGTGGAGAACGCCTGTGGGAAGCTGGTCCAGGCGGCGCAGATGCTGAAGGCCGACCCCTACTCCGTCCCCGCCCGCGATTACCTCATCGACGGCTCCCGCGGGATCCTCTCCGGCACCTCCGACCTGCTCCTCACCTTCGACGAGGCCGAG GTCCGTAAAATAATCCGCGTGTGTAAAGGCATTCTGGAGTATCTGACGGTGGCTGAGGTGGTGGAGTCCATGGAAGATCTCATCACGTACACTAAAAATCTGGGACCAG GGATGACCAAAATGGCGAAGATGATCGACGAGCGGCAGCAGGAGCTGACTCACCAGGAGCACCGGGTGATGCTGGTCAACTCCATGAACACGGTCAAGGAGCTGCTGCCTGTGCTCATATCAG CCATCAAGATCTTTGTGACGACGAAGAGCGGGCAGAGccagggggtggaggaggcgcTGAAGAACCGGAACTTCACCTTCGAGAAGATGAGCGGCGAGATCCACGAGATCATCCGCGTGCTGCAGCTCACGTCCTGGGACGAGGACGCCTGGGCCAACAAG GACACGGAGGCCATGAAGCGCGCTCTGGCCCTCATCGACTCCAAGATGAACCAGGCCAAGGGCTGGCTCCGAGACCCCAACGGCCAGCCAG GCGACGCCGGGGAGCAGGCCGTCCGGCAGATCCTGGACGAGGCGGGGAAGGTGGGCGAGCTGTGTGCCGGGAAGGAGCGCCGTGAAATCCTGGGAACCGCCAAGACCCTGGGGCAGATGACCGACCAGGTGTCTGACCTGCGTGCCAG ggggcagggggccaCGCCCGCGGCCATGCAGAAGGCCCagcaggtggtgggggggctggaCGTGCTGACGGGGAAGGTGGAGAACGCCGCCCGCAAGCTGGAGGCCATGACCAACTCCAAACAGGCCATCGCCAAGAGGATCGACGCCGCACAG AACTGGCTGGCAGACCCCAACGGCGGtccggagggggaggagaacgTCCGGGCGCTCCTGGCCGAGGCCAAGAAGATGGCCGACCTGTGCGAGGACCCCAGGGAGCGCGAGGACATCCTGCGGTCCATGGGCGAGATCGCCGCGCTCACCGCCAAGCTGTCCGACCTGCGCAGACA GGGCAAAGGGGACACGCCCGAGGCGCGAGCCCTGGCCAAGCAGATCGCCACGGCGCTGCAGAACCTGCAGTCCAAGACCAACAAGGCCGTGGCCAACAGCCGGCCCGCCAAGGCCGCCGTCAACCTGGAGGGCAAGATCGAGCAGGCCCAGCGCTGGATCGACAACCCCACCGTGGACGACCGCGGAGTGG GCCAGACGGCGATCCGCGGGCTGGTGGCGGAGGGCCGGCGGCTGGCTAACGCGATGGCGGGGCCATACAGGCAGGAGCTCCTGGGGAAGTGCGAGCGCGTGGAGCAGCTGATGACCCAGCTGGCCGAGCTGGCGGCGCGGGGCGAGGGCGAGTCCCCCCAGGCGCACGCTGTCGCCGAACAGCTGCAGGAGGCCCTCAAA GACCTGAAAGGAAAGATGCAGGAGGCCATGACTCAGGAGGTGTCAGACATCTTCAGCGACACCACCACTCCCATCAAGCTGCTGGCCGTCGCGGCCACCGCCCCCCCTAACGCCCCCAACCGCGACGAG GTGTTCGACGAACGAGCCGCTAATTTTGAGAACCACGCCAACAAGCTGGGCGCCACGGCGGAGAAGGCTGCTGCCGTGGGAACGGCCAACAAGGGCACAGTGGAGGGCATCCAGGCAGCCGTGAAGTCCACCAGGGAGCTGACACCACAG GTGGTCTCCGCTGCCCGTATTCTGCTGAGGAACCCTGGGAACCAGGCTGCCTACGAGCACTTTGAGACCATGAAGAACCAGTGGATCGACAACGTGGAAAAAATGACCG GTTTGGTGGATGAAGCCATTGACACCAAGTCACTGCTGGACGCTTCTGAGGAGGCCATCAAGAAGGACCTGGACAAGTGCCGCGTTGCCATGGACAACGCGCAGCCGCAGATGCTGGTTGCCGGGGCAACCAGCATCGCTCGCCGGGCCAACCGCATCCTGCTGGTGGCCAAGCGGGAAGTGGAGAACTCGGAGGACCCCAAGTTCCGGGAGGCGGTGAAAGCGGCTTCGGACGAGCTCAGCAAAACCATCTCGCCCATGGTGATGGACGCCAAGGCTGTGGCGGGAAATATCCAGGACCCGG CTCTCCAGAAACAGTTCCTGGACTCGGGCTTTAAGATCCTGTCCGCCGTGGCCAAGGTGAGAGAGACCTTCCAGCCCCAGGAGCCGGActtcccccctccacctccagaCCTGGACCAGCTGCAC CTGAACGACGAGCCGGCCCCCCCCAAACCGCCCCTCCCCGAGGGCGAGGTGCCCCCCCCGAGGCCCCCTCCCCCGGAGGAGAAGGACGAGGAGTTCCCCGAGCAGAAGGCGGGGGAGATGGTGAGCGAGCCCATGATGGTGGCCGCCCGCCAGCTCCACGACGAGGCCCGCAAGTGGTCCAGCAAG ggtAATGACATCATCGGCGCGGCGAAGCGCATGGCGCTGCTGATGGCGGAGATGTCCCGCCTGGTGCGGGGGGGCACCGGGAACAAGCGCGCCCTCATCCAGTGCGCCAAGGACATCGCCAAGGCCTCGGACGAGGTCACCCGGCTGGCCAAGGAGGTGGCCAAGCAGTGCACCGACAAGAGGATCCGCACCAACCTGCTGCAG GTGTGCGAGCGCATCCCCACCATCAGCACACAGCTGAAGATCCTCTCCACGGTGAAGGCCACCATGTTGGGCCGCACCAACATCAGCGAGGAGGAGTCCGAGCAG gccaCGGAGATGCTGGTGCACAATGCCCAGAACCTGATGCAGTCGGTGAAGGAAACGGTGAGGGAGGCGGAGGCGGCGTCCATCAAGATCCGGACCGACGCCGGGTTCACCCTCCACTGGATCAGGAAGACCCCCTGGTACCAGTAG